Proteins found in one Pagrus major chromosome 20, Pma_NU_1.0 genomic segment:
- the col1a1b gene encoding collagen, type I, alpha 1b isoform X1, with translation MFSFVDIRLALLLSAAVLLARGQGEDDSAPGSCTLDGQAYNDKDVWKPEPCQICVCDSGTVMCDEVICEDTSDCADPIIPDGECCPICPDPEGPQVPQEPSAGDVGDKGDRGLPGPPGNDGLDGQPGLPGPPGPPGPPGLGGNFSPQMSYVDHSKSSGPPQPGPMGPMGPRGTPGPPGSSGPQGFTGPPGEPGEPGASGPMGSRGPSGPPGKNGDDGEPGKAGRPGERGAAGPQGARGFPGTPGLPGIKGHRGFSGLDGAKGDSGPAGPKGEAGASGENGVPGTMGARGLPGERGRPGPPGPSGARGNDGNTGPGGPPGSTGPAGPPGFPGGAGAKGEGGPQGARGGEGPQGARGEPGNPGPAGPAGPAGAPGSDGSAGAKGSPGAAGIAGAPGFPGARGPAGAQGAVGAPGPKGNNGDHGASGPKGEPGAKGEPGPAGVQGLAGPSGEEGKRGPRGEPGGAGARGPPGERGAPGARGFPGADGAAGGKGAPGERGAPGAMGAQGATGESGSSGAPGAPGSKGMTGSPGSPGPDGKAGPAGTQGQDGRSGPPGPSGPRGQPGVMGFPGPKGTAGDGGKPGERGGAGPSGAVGAPGKDGDVGAPGPSGVAGPAGEKGEQGPAGPPGFQGLPGPQGATGETGKPGDQGAPGEAGPFGPSGPRGDRGFPGERGAPGVAGPTGPRGAPGPAGNDGAKGEPGAGGAPGGQGAPGMQGMPGERGASGLPGVKGERGDAGGKGGEGAAGKDGVRGMTGAIGVPGPPGAQGEKGEGGPVGVAGPTGPRGAPGDRGEAGPAGPAGFAGPPGADGQPGAKGESGDSGPKGDAGAPGPGGPVGAAGPQGPAGPPGPKGARGGAGSPGATGFPGPAGRVGPSGPSGASGAPGPAGPVGKDGARGGRGETGPAGRPGEAGAAGAAGPSGEKGSAGADGAPGAPGPPGPGGIAGQRGIVGLPGQRGERGFPGLPGGSGEPGKQGPSGLVGERGPPGPAGPPGLSGPSGEAGREGSQGHDGAPGRDGAPGPKGDRGESGMAGPPGAPGAPGAPGAVGPSGKSGERGESGAAGPAGPSGPAGVRGPAGPAGAKGDRGEAGEAGDRGHKGHRGFTGMQGMPGPAGGAGERGPAGASGPAGPRGPSGSNGVPGKDGMNGLPGPIGPPGPRGRNGEMGPAGPPGPPGPAGPPGAPGSGFDFVSQPLQEKAPDPYRGGGYRADDPTMMRDRDMEVDTTLKTLTQKVEKIRSPDGTQKSPARMCRDLRMCHPEWKSGMYYVDPNQGSSLDAIKVHCNMETGETCVYPSQSNIPMKNWYLSKNTKEKKHVWFSESMTGGSQFQYGSDGADTEDVNIQMTFMRLMSNQASQNVTYHCKNSIAYMDASTGNLKKAMVLGGSNDVEIRAEGNSRFTYTVSEDGCTSHTGSWGKTVIDYKTTKTSRLPIIDIAPMDVGAPDQEFGVEIGPVCFL, from the exons ATGTTCAGCTTTGTGGATATTCGGTTAGCGCTGCTGCTCAGCGCAGCAGTACTTTTGGCCAGAGGTCAAGGCGAGGATGATA GCGCACCCGGCAGCTGCACATTAGATGGACAGGCTTACAACGATAAGGATGTATGGAAACCAGAACCCTGCCAGATCTGCGTCTGCGACAGCGGAACCGTCATGTGCGACGAGGTGATCTGCGAGGACACATCCGACTGCGCCGACCCCATCATCCCAGACGGAGAGTGCTGCCCTATCTGCCCAGACCCTGAGG GACCCCAGGTTCCCCAAGAG CCATCAGCAGGAGACGTTGGTGACAAGGGAGACAGG GGTCTTCCCGGTCCTCCTGGCAACGATGGACTTGACGGACAGCCTGGCCTTCCCGGCCCACCCGGCCCCCCTGGCCCCCCTGGCCTTGGCGGA aaCTTCTCTCCTCAAATGAGCTATGTTGACCACTCCAAATCCAGCGGCCCACCCCAGCCCGGCCCAATG GGTCCCATGGGTCCCCGTGGTACTCCTGGACCCCCTGGCTCCTCT GGTCCTCAGGGTTTCACTGGCCCCCCTGGTGAGCCCGGTGAGCCCGGCGCTTCT ggTCCCATGGGTTCTCGTGGTCCCTCTGGCCCCCCTGGAAAGAACGGAGATGAT GGTGAGCCTGGCAAAGCTGGTCGCCCCGGTGAGCGTGGCGCTGCTGGACCTCAG GGAGCTCGTGGATTCCCCGGAACCCCTGGACTCCCCGGCATCAAGGGACACAGA GGTTTCAGCGGTCTGGATGGAGCCAAGGGAGACAGCGGACCTGCTGGCCCCAAG ggAGAGGCCGGTGCCTCTGGTGAGAACGGTGTCCCCGGTACTATG GGTGCTCGTGGTCTCCCTGGTGAGAGAGGCCGCCCCGGACCTCCTGGACCTTCT ggcGCTCGTGGTAATGATGGCAACACTGGCCCTGGTGGACCTCCC GGATCTACCGGACCTGCTGGTCCCCCTGGATTCCCCGGTGGTGCCGGAGCTAAG GGAGAGGGTGGTCCTCAGGGAGCTCGTGGAGGTGAGGGACCCCAGGGAGCTCGCGGTGAGCCTGGTAACCCCGGACCTGCTGGACCCGCTGGACCTGCT GGTGCCCCCGGATCCGATGGTTCCGCCGGTGCTAAGGGATCTCCT GGTGCTGCTGGTATTGCTGGTGCTCCCGGTTTCCCCGGCGCTCGCGGCCCCGCTGGAGCTCAGGGAGCTGTTGGTGCTCCTGGTCCCAAGGGTAACAAC GGTGACCATGGTGCATCTGGACCTAAGGGAGAGCCTGGTGCCAAGGGAGAGCCT GGCCCCGCTGGAGTTCAGGGACTTGCTGGCCCCTCTGgtgaggaaggaaagagaggacCTCGTGGAGAGCCCGGTGGTGCTGGAGCCCGTGGACCCCCTGGAGAGCGT GGTGCCCCTGGTGCTCGCGGTTTCCCTGGTGCTGATGGAGCTGCTGGTGGAAAG GGTGCCCCTGGTGAGCGCGGTGCCCCTGGCGCAATGGGAGCTCAGGGAGCCACTGGTGAGTCTGGTAGCTCCGGTGCTCCTGGCGCCCCTGGATCCAAG GGTATGACCGGTAGCCCTGGCAGCCCTGGCCCTGATGGCAAAGCTGGACCTGCT GGAACCCAAGGACAAGACGGACGTTCTGGACCTCCCGGCCCCTCTGGACCCAGAGGACAGCCCGGAGTGATGGGATTCCCCGGACCCAAGGGAACCGCT GGTGATGGTGGTAAGCCCGGAGAGAGAGGTGGTGCTGGTCCCTCTGGCGCTGTT GGTGCTCCTGGCAAAGATGGTGACGTTGGTGCTCCTGGACCTTCTGGTGTTGCT GGACCTGCTGGAGAGAAGGGAGAGCAGGGACCCGCTGGTCCTCCCGGATTCCAG GGACTTCCTGGACCCCAAGGTGCTACTGGTGAGACTGGCAAGCCTGGTGACCAG GGTGCTCCTGGTGAGGCTGGACCCTTCGGCCCATCTGGACCAAGA GGCGACAGAGGTTTCCCTGGTGAGCGTGGTGCTCCTGGTGTTGCTGGCCCAACTGGACCCCGTGGTGCTCCTGGCCCCGCTGGTAACGATGGAGCCAAG ggagagCCCGGTGCTGGTGGTGCCCCTGGTGGTCAGGGAGCCCCTGGTATGCAGGGAATGCCCGGTGAGCGCGGAGCTTCTGGTCTGCCCGGAGTCAAGGGAGAGAGA GGAGATGCTGGTGGCAAGGGAGGTGAGGGCGCCGCTGGCAAAGATGGCGTTCGTGGTATGACTGGTGCTATCGGAGTCCCTGGACCTCCTGGTGCTCAGGGCGAGAAG GGTGAGGGTGGCCCCGTTGGAGTTGCTGGACCCACTGGACCTCGTGGTGCCCCT GGTGACCGTGGAGAGGCCGGACCTGCTGGACCTGCTGGATTTGCTGGACCTCCT GGTGCTGATGGTCAGCCTGGTGCTAAGGGAGAGTCTGGTGACTCTGGACCCAAGGGAGACGCTGGTGCCCCCGGACCTGGTGGACCTGTCGGAGCTGCTGGACCTCAG GGACCTGCTGGTCCTCCTGGACCCAAAGGTGCTCGTGGTGGTGCTGGATCTCCT ggtgcTACTGGTTTCCCTGGACCCGCTGGCAGAGTTGGACCCTCTGGCCCCTCT GGAGCTAGTGGAGCACCTGGACCCGCCGGACCCGTCGGCAAAGATGGAGCAAGAGGAGGCCGTGGCGAGACCGGTCCCGCTGGTCGCCCTGGTGAGGCTGGTGCTGCTGGAGCCGCAGGACCCAGTGGAGAGAAGGGATCTGCCGGTGCCGATGGTGCCCCT GGTGCTCCTGGACCCCCCGGACCCGGAGGTATTGCTGGACAGCGTGGTATCGTAGGTCTCCCCGGACAGCGTGGAGAGCGTGGTTTCCCCGGTCTGCCTGGAGGTTCT GGTGAGCCTGGAAAGCAGGGACCATCTGGACTCGTTGGTGAGCGTGGACCCCCCGGACCTGCTGGACCCCCTGGACTGTCTGGTCCTAGCGGAGAGGCTGGTCGTGAG GGATCTCAGGGTCACGATGGTGCCCCCGGTCGCGATGGAGCCCCTGGACCCAAG GGAGACCGTGGTGAGTCTGGTATGGCCGGACCCCCAGGAGCCCCTGGTGCTCCCGGTGCCCCCGGAGCTGTTGGTCCCTCTGGCAAATCTGGTGAACGTGGAGAGTCT GGTGCTGCTGGTCCTGCCGGTCCTTCTGGTCCTGCTGGAGTCCGTGGTCCCGCT GGCCCCGCTGGAGCtaagggagacagaggagaggctgGTGAGGCTGGAGATAGAGGCCACAAGGGACACAGAGGATTCACTGGCATGCAGGGTATGCCCGGACCTGCT GGTGGTGCTGGAGAGAGAGGACCCGCTGGTGCCTCTGGACCTGCTGGACCCAGG GGACCTTCTGGATCTAATGGCGTTCCCGGTAAGGATGGCATGAACGGTCTGCCTGGACCCATCGGACCCCCTGGACCTCGCGGTCGCAATGGAGAGATGGGACCCGCT GGTCCTCCTGGACCTCCCGGACCCGCTGGACCCCCCGGAGCTCCCGGCAGTGGATTCGACTTCGTCAGCCAGCCCCTTCAGGAGAAGGCTCCCGATCCCTACCGTGGCGGCGGATACCGCGCTGATGACCCCACCATGATGCGCGATCGCGACATGGAGGTTGACACCACCCTCAAGACCCTGACCCAGAAGGTCGAGAAGATCCGCAGCCCCGACGGTACCCAGAAGAGCCCTGCCCGCATGTGCCGTGACCTGAGAATGTGCCACCCCGAGTGGAAGAGCG GCATGTACTACGTCGACCCCAACCAGGGATCTTCTCTGGACGCCATCAAGGTCCACTGCAACATGGAGACTGGCGAGACCTGCGTCTACCCAAGCCAGTCCAACATCCCCATGAAGAACTGGTACCTCAGCAAGAACACCAAGGAGAAGAAGCACGTCTGGTTCAGCGAGTCCATGACCGGTGGATCCCAG TTCCAGTATGGCAGCGATGGAGCTGATACCGAGGACGTCAACATCCAGATGACCTTCATGCGCCTGATGTCCAACCAGGCTTCCCAGAACGTCACATACCACTGCAAGAACAGCATCGCCTACATGGATGCCTCCACCGGCAACCTGAAGAAGGCCATGGTTCTCGGAGGCTCCAACGACGTTGAGATCAGAGCCGAGGGCAACAGCCGCTTCACATACACCGTCAGCGAGGATGGCTGCACG TCACACACTGGCTCATGGGGCAAGACAGTCATCGACTACAAGACAACGAAAACATCCCGCCTGCCCATCATTGACATTGCTCCTATGGATGTTGGTGCACCTGATCAGGAGTTTGGCGTCGAAATTGGCCCAGTTTGCTTcttgtaa
- the col1a1b gene encoding collagen, type I, alpha 1b isoform X2: MFSFVDIRLALLLSAAVLLARGQGEDDSAPGSCTLDGQAYNDKDVWKPEPCQICVCDSGTVMCDEVICEDTSDCADPIIPDGECCPICPDPEGPQVPQEPSAGDVGDKGDRGLPGPPGNDGLDGQPGLPGPPGPPGPPGLGGNFSPQMSYVDHSKSSGPPQPGPMGPMGPRGTPGPPGSSGPQGFTGPPGEPGEPGASGPMGSRGPSGPPGKNGDDGEPGKAGRPGERGAAGPQGARGFPGTPGLPGIKGHRGFSGLDGAKGDSGPAGPKGEAGASGENGVPGTMGARGLPGERGRPGPPGPSGARGNDGNTGPGGPPGSTGPAGPPGFPGGAGAKGEGGPQGARGGEGPQGARGEPGNPGPAGPAGPAGAPGSDGSAGAKGSPGAAGIAGAPGFPGARGPAGAQGAVGAPGKDGDVGAPGPSGVAGPAGEKGEQGPAGPPGFQGLPGPQGATGETGKPGDQGAPGEAGPFGPSGPRGDRGFPGERGAPGVAGPTGPRGAPGPAGNDGAKGEPGAGGAPGGQGAPGMQGMPGERGASGLPGVKGERGDAGGKGGEGAAGKDGVRGMTGAIGVPGPPGAQGEKGEGGPVGVAGPTGPRGAPGDRGEAGPAGPAGFAGPPGADGQPGAKGESGDSGPKGDAGAPGPGGPVGAAGPQGPAGPPGPKGARGGAGSPGATGFPGPAGRVGPSGPSGASGAPGPAGPVGKDGARGGRGETGPAGRPGEAGAAGAAGPSGEKGSAGADGAPGAPGPPGPGGIAGQRGIVGLPGQRGERGFPGLPGGSGEPGKQGPSGLVGERGPPGPAGPPGLSGPSGEAGREGSQGHDGAPGRDGAPGPKGDRGESGMAGPPGAPGAPGAPGAVGPSGKSGERGESGAAGPAGPSGPAGVRGPAGPAGAKGDRGEAGEAGDRGHKGHRGFTGMQGMPGPAGGAGERGPAGASGPAGPRGPSGSNGVPGKDGMNGLPGPIGPPGPRGRNGEMGPAGPPGPPGPAGPPGAPGSGFDFVSQPLQEKAPDPYRGGGYRADDPTMMRDRDMEVDTTLKTLTQKVEKIRSPDGTQKSPARMCRDLRMCHPEWKSGMYYVDPNQGSSLDAIKVHCNMETGETCVYPSQSNIPMKNWYLSKNTKEKKHVWFSESMTGGSQFQYGSDGADTEDVNIQMTFMRLMSNQASQNVTYHCKNSIAYMDASTGNLKKAMVLGGSNDVEIRAEGNSRFTYTVSEDGCTSHTGSWGKTVIDYKTTKTSRLPIIDIAPMDVGAPDQEFGVEIGPVCFL; encoded by the exons ATGTTCAGCTTTGTGGATATTCGGTTAGCGCTGCTGCTCAGCGCAGCAGTACTTTTGGCCAGAGGTCAAGGCGAGGATGATA GCGCACCCGGCAGCTGCACATTAGATGGACAGGCTTACAACGATAAGGATGTATGGAAACCAGAACCCTGCCAGATCTGCGTCTGCGACAGCGGAACCGTCATGTGCGACGAGGTGATCTGCGAGGACACATCCGACTGCGCCGACCCCATCATCCCAGACGGAGAGTGCTGCCCTATCTGCCCAGACCCTGAGG GACCCCAGGTTCCCCAAGAG CCATCAGCAGGAGACGTTGGTGACAAGGGAGACAGG GGTCTTCCCGGTCCTCCTGGCAACGATGGACTTGACGGACAGCCTGGCCTTCCCGGCCCACCCGGCCCCCCTGGCCCCCCTGGCCTTGGCGGA aaCTTCTCTCCTCAAATGAGCTATGTTGACCACTCCAAATCCAGCGGCCCACCCCAGCCCGGCCCAATG GGTCCCATGGGTCCCCGTGGTACTCCTGGACCCCCTGGCTCCTCT GGTCCTCAGGGTTTCACTGGCCCCCCTGGTGAGCCCGGTGAGCCCGGCGCTTCT ggTCCCATGGGTTCTCGTGGTCCCTCTGGCCCCCCTGGAAAGAACGGAGATGAT GGTGAGCCTGGCAAAGCTGGTCGCCCCGGTGAGCGTGGCGCTGCTGGACCTCAG GGAGCTCGTGGATTCCCCGGAACCCCTGGACTCCCCGGCATCAAGGGACACAGA GGTTTCAGCGGTCTGGATGGAGCCAAGGGAGACAGCGGACCTGCTGGCCCCAAG ggAGAGGCCGGTGCCTCTGGTGAGAACGGTGTCCCCGGTACTATG GGTGCTCGTGGTCTCCCTGGTGAGAGAGGCCGCCCCGGACCTCCTGGACCTTCT ggcGCTCGTGGTAATGATGGCAACACTGGCCCTGGTGGACCTCCC GGATCTACCGGACCTGCTGGTCCCCCTGGATTCCCCGGTGGTGCCGGAGCTAAG GGAGAGGGTGGTCCTCAGGGAGCTCGTGGAGGTGAGGGACCCCAGGGAGCTCGCGGTGAGCCTGGTAACCCCGGACCTGCTGGACCCGCTGGACCTGCT GGTGCCCCCGGATCCGATGGTTCCGCCGGTGCTAAGGGATCTCCT GGTGCTGCTGGTATTGCTGGTGCTCCCGGTTTCCCCGGCGCTCGCGGCCCCGCTGGAGCTCAGGGAGCTGTTGGTGCTCCTGGT AAAGATGGTGACGTTGGTGCTCCTGGACCTTCTGGTGTTGCT GGACCTGCTGGAGAGAAGGGAGAGCAGGGACCCGCTGGTCCTCCCGGATTCCAG GGACTTCCTGGACCCCAAGGTGCTACTGGTGAGACTGGCAAGCCTGGTGACCAG GGTGCTCCTGGTGAGGCTGGACCCTTCGGCCCATCTGGACCAAGA GGCGACAGAGGTTTCCCTGGTGAGCGTGGTGCTCCTGGTGTTGCTGGCCCAACTGGACCCCGTGGTGCTCCTGGCCCCGCTGGTAACGATGGAGCCAAG ggagagCCCGGTGCTGGTGGTGCCCCTGGTGGTCAGGGAGCCCCTGGTATGCAGGGAATGCCCGGTGAGCGCGGAGCTTCTGGTCTGCCCGGAGTCAAGGGAGAGAGA GGAGATGCTGGTGGCAAGGGAGGTGAGGGCGCCGCTGGCAAAGATGGCGTTCGTGGTATGACTGGTGCTATCGGAGTCCCTGGACCTCCTGGTGCTCAGGGCGAGAAG GGTGAGGGTGGCCCCGTTGGAGTTGCTGGACCCACTGGACCTCGTGGTGCCCCT GGTGACCGTGGAGAGGCCGGACCTGCTGGACCTGCTGGATTTGCTGGACCTCCT GGTGCTGATGGTCAGCCTGGTGCTAAGGGAGAGTCTGGTGACTCTGGACCCAAGGGAGACGCTGGTGCCCCCGGACCTGGTGGACCTGTCGGAGCTGCTGGACCTCAG GGACCTGCTGGTCCTCCTGGACCCAAAGGTGCTCGTGGTGGTGCTGGATCTCCT ggtgcTACTGGTTTCCCTGGACCCGCTGGCAGAGTTGGACCCTCTGGCCCCTCT GGAGCTAGTGGAGCACCTGGACCCGCCGGACCCGTCGGCAAAGATGGAGCAAGAGGAGGCCGTGGCGAGACCGGTCCCGCTGGTCGCCCTGGTGAGGCTGGTGCTGCTGGAGCCGCAGGACCCAGTGGAGAGAAGGGATCTGCCGGTGCCGATGGTGCCCCT GGTGCTCCTGGACCCCCCGGACCCGGAGGTATTGCTGGACAGCGTGGTATCGTAGGTCTCCCCGGACAGCGTGGAGAGCGTGGTTTCCCCGGTCTGCCTGGAGGTTCT GGTGAGCCTGGAAAGCAGGGACCATCTGGACTCGTTGGTGAGCGTGGACCCCCCGGACCTGCTGGACCCCCTGGACTGTCTGGTCCTAGCGGAGAGGCTGGTCGTGAG GGATCTCAGGGTCACGATGGTGCCCCCGGTCGCGATGGAGCCCCTGGACCCAAG GGAGACCGTGGTGAGTCTGGTATGGCCGGACCCCCAGGAGCCCCTGGTGCTCCCGGTGCCCCCGGAGCTGTTGGTCCCTCTGGCAAATCTGGTGAACGTGGAGAGTCT GGTGCTGCTGGTCCTGCCGGTCCTTCTGGTCCTGCTGGAGTCCGTGGTCCCGCT GGCCCCGCTGGAGCtaagggagacagaggagaggctgGTGAGGCTGGAGATAGAGGCCACAAGGGACACAGAGGATTCACTGGCATGCAGGGTATGCCCGGACCTGCT GGTGGTGCTGGAGAGAGAGGACCCGCTGGTGCCTCTGGACCTGCTGGACCCAGG GGACCTTCTGGATCTAATGGCGTTCCCGGTAAGGATGGCATGAACGGTCTGCCTGGACCCATCGGACCCCCTGGACCTCGCGGTCGCAATGGAGAGATGGGACCCGCT GGTCCTCCTGGACCTCCCGGACCCGCTGGACCCCCCGGAGCTCCCGGCAGTGGATTCGACTTCGTCAGCCAGCCCCTTCAGGAGAAGGCTCCCGATCCCTACCGTGGCGGCGGATACCGCGCTGATGACCCCACCATGATGCGCGATCGCGACATGGAGGTTGACACCACCCTCAAGACCCTGACCCAGAAGGTCGAGAAGATCCGCAGCCCCGACGGTACCCAGAAGAGCCCTGCCCGCATGTGCCGTGACCTGAGAATGTGCCACCCCGAGTGGAAGAGCG GCATGTACTACGTCGACCCCAACCAGGGATCTTCTCTGGACGCCATCAAGGTCCACTGCAACATGGAGACTGGCGAGACCTGCGTCTACCCAAGCCAGTCCAACATCCCCATGAAGAACTGGTACCTCAGCAAGAACACCAAGGAGAAGAAGCACGTCTGGTTCAGCGAGTCCATGACCGGTGGATCCCAG TTCCAGTATGGCAGCGATGGAGCTGATACCGAGGACGTCAACATCCAGATGACCTTCATGCGCCTGATGTCCAACCAGGCTTCCCAGAACGTCACATACCACTGCAAGAACAGCATCGCCTACATGGATGCCTCCACCGGCAACCTGAAGAAGGCCATGGTTCTCGGAGGCTCCAACGACGTTGAGATCAGAGCCGAGGGCAACAGCCGCTTCACATACACCGTCAGCGAGGATGGCTGCACG TCACACACTGGCTCATGGGGCAAGACAGTCATCGACTACAAGACAACGAAAACATCCCGCCTGCCCATCATTGACATTGCTCCTATGGATGTTGGTGCACCTGATCAGGAGTTTGGCGTCGAAATTGGCCCAGTTTGCTTcttgtaa
- the sgca gene encoding alpha-sarcoglycan, whose product MVVCCDQASLSTWLCQSQAQNKMAGCGSWVFFLTVCAVSLLGANAEIKFTIPVGKFFTYELMRETFQNDFEPLSKLYAGRLYDDPMIFKCNRQNFPDLPEWLRFTQRHPFDNGFLYGTPTSPGKSIIEIYAVNKRSYETARHILVIKVTAEKMLPYQAEFFIKLREIEKVLPSVVQDEIKQDLQKLWDTEALEVVNITNALDRGGRVPLPLAGHFEGVYVKVGSKQYFSDCLLMVLAPEHQKQCTAGARVKVPGGCNFCTIPSNCITWCKTELFDLTKQEPAPPPPTVGSGIMETGVEFDPLESPPSRDFFPDYLVTVIVPLILAIILCVLLAYVMFCRREGVEKRNARTNQIQLYHHHTILGNTDELRNMAGSRGVPSPLSTLPMFNSRTGEGARPLQSDSPVPLIRAQHDPYVDTLPRK is encoded by the exons ATGGTCGTCTGCTGTGACCAGGCCTCTCTCTCCACATGGCTCTGTCAATCACAGGCCCAAAACAAGATGGCAGGCTGCGGGAGCTGGGTCTTCTTCCTCACAG TTTGTGCTGTCAGTTTGCTCGGGGCCAATGCAGAGATCAAGTTTACCATTCCTGTGGGGAAGTTTTTCACGTACGAGCTGATGAGAGAGACTTTCCAGAACGACTTTGAACCTTTGTCAAAACTCTACG CTGGACGTTTGTACGATGACCCCATGATTTTTAAGTGCAACAGGCAGAACTTCCCGGACCTCCCCGAGTGGCTGCGCTTCACCCAAAGACACCCTTTTGATAACGGCTTCCTGTACGGCACGCCGACATCTCCGGGGAAAAGTATAATTGAG ATCTACGCTGTCAACAAGCGCAGCTATGAAACAGCCAGACACATCCTGGTCATCAAGGTCACCGCAG AGAAGATGCTGCCGTATCAAGCAGAGTTCTTCATCAAGCTGAGGGAGATTGAGAAGGTGCTGCCCTCTGTTGTCCAGGATGAGATAAAGCAGGACCTACAGAAGCTGTGGGACACCGAGGCCCTGGAGGTCGTCAACATCACCAACGCCCTGGACCGCGGAGGCCGGGTTCCCCTCCCTCTCGCGGGACACTTTGAAGG tgtgtatgtgaaGGTGGGGTCCAAGCAGTACTTCTCAGACTGTCTCCTGATGGTTCTGGCGCCGGAGCATCAAAAGCAGTGCACGGCCGGGGCCAGAGTCAAAGTCCCCGGAGGCTGCAACTTCTGCACCATTCCCAGCAACTGCATCACCTGGTGCAAGACGGAGCTG TTTGATCTGACGAAGCAGGAGCcggctccacctcctcccacgGTGGGTTCGGGGATCATGGAGACCGGAGTGGAGTTCGACCCCCTCGAGTCTCCCCCGAGCAGAGACTTCTTCCCGGACTACCTGGTGACGGTGATCGTGCCCCTGATCCTCGCCATCATCCTGTGTGTCCTGCTGGCCTACGTCATGTTTTGCAGACGAGAGGGAGT aGAGAAAAGGAACGCAAGAACAAACCA GATCCAGCTGTACCACCACCACACCATCCTCGGGAACACCGACGAGCTGAGGAACATGGCAGGAAGCCGCGGCGTCCCTTCACCTCTGTCCACGCTGCCCATGTTCAACAGCCGGACCGGGGAGGGGGCCCGGCCTCTGCAGTCCGACAGCCCCGTCCCCCTCATCAGGGCCCAGCA TGATCCCTACGTTGACACGCTGCCCAG gaaGTGA